In the Longimicrobium terrae genome, CGAGCTGGACGAGCTGAAGCGCTCCGTGAACCAGATGATCTCCAACCTCAAGGAGACCACGGAGCGCAACCAGGAGCAGGACTGGCTCAAGACCAACCTGGCCAAGTTCAGCCGCATGATGCAGGGCCAGCGCGACCTGGAAAGCGTGTCGCGCCTGATCATGAGCGACCTTACGCCCCTCGTCGGCGCGCACCACGGCGCGTTCTTCCTGGCGGACGGCGAGGGCAAGGACTTCAGCCTGCGGCTCATCGCCAGCTACGCGTACAAGGCGCGCAAGAACGTGGCGAACCGCTTCCGCCCGGGCGAAGGCCTCGTCGGGCAGGCGGCGCTGGAAAAGAAGCCGATCCTCCTTACCGGCGTGCCGGACGACTACATCACCATCTCGTCCGGGCTGGGCGAGGCGCCGCCGCGCAACATCATGGTGCTGCCCATCCTCTTTGAGGGTGACGTCAAGGCCGTGATCGAGCTGGCGTCGTTCCTTCCGTTCAGCCAGATCCACCAGGTGTTCCTGGACCAGCTGACGGAAAGCGTGGGCGTGGTGCTCAACATGATCACCGCCAACATGCGCACCGAGGAGCTGCTGCAGCAGTCGCAGAACCTGACACAGGAGCTGCAGAGCCAGTCGCAGGAGCTGCAGGCCCAGCAGGAGGAGCTGCGCCGCACCAACATCGAGCTCGAGGCGCAGGCCCGCACGCTCAAGGCGTCGGAAGAAGCGCTCCGCGACCAGCAGGAAGAGCTGCAGCAGGTCAACGAGGAGCTGGAAGAAAAGGCGGCGCTGCTCGCCGAGCAGAACCGCAAGGTGGAGCAGAAGAACCGCGAGGTGGAGGCCGCCCGCGCCGAGCTGGAAGAAAAGGCGCAGCAGCTGGCGCTTTCGTCCAAGTACAAGAGCGAGTTCCTGGCGAACATGAGCCACGAACTGCGTACGCCGCTCAACTCGCTGCTGATCCTGGCCAAGCTGCTGAGCGACAACAAGGACCAGAACCTGACGGAAAAGCAGGTGGAGTACGCCCAGACCATTCTGGCCTCGGGCACGGACCTGCTGAACCTGATCAACGACGTCCTCGACCTGAGCAAGGTGGAGGCGGGAAAGATGGACCTGAACGCGGGCGACATCATGCTCCGCGACGTGTCCAACTACGTGGACCGCAGCTTCCGCCCGGTGGCCGAGCAGAAGGGGCTGGAGCTGCGCATCGACATCGACCCCGAGCTGCCGCCCAGCATCTACACCGACGGCCAGCGACTGCAGCAGGTGCTGAAGAACCTGCTGAGCAACGCCTTCAAGTTCACGCACGAGGGGGGCATCACCCTCACCATGCGCAAGGCGGAAAAGGGCCGGCGGTTCATGAACGCCGCGCTGAACGACGCGGACGGGGTGGTGGCCATGGCGGTCACCGACACCGGCATCGGCATTCCGGCGGACAAGCAGCGCCTGATCTTTGAGGCGTTCCAGCAGGCGGACGGGACGACGAGCCGCAAGTACGGCGGCACCGGGCTGGGGCTCAGCATCAGCCGCGAGATCGCGCGCCTGCTGGGCGGCGAGATCCGGGTGGAGAGCAACGAGGGCAAGGGCAGCACCTTCACCCTCTTCCTCCCCATCACCTGGCCGGGCGATCCGGATGCGGGCCGCGGCGGGGGCGACAGCACCTTCGGCCCGTCGGACCGCGGGATGTTCACGGGCACCATGCCGCTGACGCCCTCGCCCATGCGTACGCAGGAGCGCCCCGCGTCTCCGCAGCCGCACGGGCCGCAGGCGAACGCGGAGGAGCAGGAGCGCCGCCGCTACTCGCGCGATCCGCAGTCCGCGGGGATCCACGACGACCGCGCCAGCATTCAGCCGGGCGACCGCGCGGTGCTCGTGGTGGAAAACGACGTGCCCTTCGCCCGCATTCTGCTGGACATGGCGCGCGAAAAGGGGTACAAGGCGCTGGTGGCACTGGACGGCGAAAGCGCGCTGGAGCTGGTGCAGGAGTACCGGCCCGACGCGGTGACGCTGGACATCGACCTGCCCGGCATCGACGGGTGGACCGTGCTGGACCGCATGAAGCACGCGCCCGAGACGCGGCACATTCCCGTGCACATCGTCAGCGGGGCGGGGCAGCGGCAGCGCGGCCTGCGCCAGGGCGCGGTGAGCTACCTGGAAAAGCCCATCAGCAAGGACGCGCTGGACGGCGCGTTCGACCGCATCAACGCGTTCCTCTCGGAAGGCGTCAAGCGGCTCCTGGTGGTGGAGGATGACGAGACGCAGCGCCGCAGCATCATCGAACTCATCGGCGCGGACGACGTGGAGATCACGGCCGTCCCCACCGGCGAGGACGCCCTGGCGCAGCTGCGGGAAAAGCGATTCGACTGCATGGTGCTGGACCTGGGCCTGCATGGCGAAAGCGGCTTCGACCTGCTGGAGCGGGTCAAGAGCGATCCGGAAATGCAGGACCTGCCCATCATCATCTACACGGGCAAGGACCTGAGCCAGCAGGAAGAGACGCGCCTGCGCCGGTACGCCGAAAGCATCATCATCAAGGACGTGAAGAGCCCCGAGCGGCTGCTGGACGAGACCGCGCTCTTCCTGCACCGGGTGGAAAGCAGCCTGCCGGACGAGAAGCGGCGCATGCTGGAGCAGCTGCACCGCACCGACACCGTATTCGGCGGCAAGAAGGTGATGGTGGTGGACGACGACGTGCGCAACATCTTCTCGCTCACCTCCGTGCTGGAGCAGCAGGGGATGCGCGTGGTGTTCGCGGAGAACGGCCGCGACGCCATCGAGCTGCTGAAGCGCGAGCCGGACGTGGACCTGGTGCTGATGGACGTGATGATGCCCGAGATGGACGGGTACGAAACGACGCAGGCCATTCGCGGCATGCCCGATTTTGCCAACCTGCCCATCATCTCCCTGACCGCCAAGGCGATGAAGGGCGACCGGGAAAAGTCGATCACCTCCGGCGCGTCGGACTACATCACCAAGCCGGTGGACGTGGACCAGCTGCTGTCGCTAATGCGGGTGTGGCTGTACAGATAGACAGGGGAAAGTACCAAGTGCCCAGTGCCCAGTGCCAAGTACTGGAGACCGGGCACTGGGCACTTGGTACTGGGCACTTGATACTGGGCACTTGGGACTGAGGTGTTCAGCGTGCGGGGGCGGAAACCCGCTCTCGCACGCGGCTTGCCTCTGTCGGGGAGCACGGTCCGCGCGACTCGCGCGCGGCAACGAAGGAAGTCCCGAAGCGAAGGTCCGTGTCGAACCAACGGGTGGAACTGCCGGACACCCCCGCCGCGTACAACCGCGACGTGGAGCGCATTGAGGTGGAGCTGCTGCTGGAGGGCGTGTACCGCCACTACGGTTTCGACTTCCGCAGCTACGCGTACTCGTCGCTCAAGCGGCGCATCTGGAAGCGCATTACGCAGGAGGGGCTGGCCAGCGTAAGCCAGCTGCAGGACAGGGTGCTGCACGACTCCAGCCTGATGGAGAAGCTGCTGCTGGACCTGTCCATCAACGTCACCGCCATGTACCGCGACCCGGGCTTCTACGCCGCGTTCCGCGAAAAGGTGGTGCCCACCCTGCGCACGTACCCCTTCATCCGCATCTGGCACGCCGGGTGCTCCACGGGCGAAGAGGTGTACTCCATGGCCATCCTGCTGGAGGAAGAAGGGCTGTACGACCGCGCGCGCATCTACGCCACCGACATCAACGAGGTCGTGCTGCAGCGCGCGCGCGCGGGAATCTTTCCCCTGGAAAAGATGCAGGAGTACACGCAGAACTACCTGCGGGCCGGCGGCACGCGCTCCTTCAGCGAGTACTACACGGCCATGTACGACGGGGCGCTGTTCAACACCACCCTTACGCGCAACGTGGTGTTCAGCCAGCACAACCTGGTGACCGACGGATCCTTCAGCGAGTTCAACGTGATCGTGTGCCGCAACGTCATGATCTACTTTGACCGCAAGCTGCAGAACCGCGTGCACCGCCTGTTCTACGACAGCCTGTCGCGCCGCGGCGTGCTGGCGCTGGGCAACAAGGAAACTCTCCGCTTCACCGACTTCGAGGACAAGTACGAGGTGGTGGACACGCGCGAAAAGATCTACCGGAGAACGGCGTGAGCGGCGAGTCCGAGGCCGGGTACCGCATGGTGGTGGTGGGGGCCTCCGCGGGGGGGCTGTACGCGCTGCGCACGCTGATCGCCGGGCTTCCCGCGGACTTCGACATGCCCGTGGTGGTGGTGCAGCACCGCGCCAAGGAGTCGGAGCTGCTGTGCGAACTGCTGCAGGAGTGCACGCCGCTGCCGGTGACGGAGGTGATGGACAAGCAGGAGATCGGGCCCGGCGTGTTCATCGGCCCGCCGGACTACCACCTGCTGGTGGATGACGGCTCCTTCGCGCTTTCCACGGATGACCCGGTGCGCTACAGCCGGCCGTCCATCGACGTGATGTTTCAATCGGCCGCGGAAACGTATGGCATGGACACGGTGGGCGTGGTGCTCACGGGCGCCAACCAGGACGGCTCGGCCGGGCTGCGGCAGATCGCCGATGCCGGCGGCCACTGCGTGGTGCAGGACCCGGAGACGGCCGAAGTGCGGGTGATGCCGCGGTCCGCCCTCAAGGCGGTGCCGGATGCGTGCGTGCTGACGCTTGAGGAGATCGGGCCGCACCTGGCCGGCATCCGCGGCCGCCGCGTTCCCCCGTGCCCGCCGCGCGACGCATGACGGGAACCACCGAAGCCGTGCCCGCCCCGCAGCCGCGCCCGCGCGCCCGCATTCTCATGGTGGACGACCGCCCCGAGAACCTGATGGCGCTCGAGGCGATCCTGGAGCCGCTGGAGCAGGACCTGGTGCGCGCCAACTCCGGCGAGGAGGCGCTGCGGCAGGTGCTGCTGCACGACTTTGCCGTCATCCTGCTGGACGTGCAGATGCCGGGGATGAACGGCTTCGAGGCCGCGCAGCTCATCAAGAGCCGCGAGCGGTCGCGCAGCACGCCCATCATCTTTCTGACGGCCATCAGCAAGGACGAGGAGTACGTCTTTACCGGCTACTCCGTGGGGGCGGTGGACTACATGTTCAAGCCCTTCAACCCGGACGTGCTGCGCAGCAAGGTGTCGGTCTTCATTGATCTGTACCTGAAGACCGAGCAGCTGCAGGACCAGGAAAAGCGGCTGCGCGAAAGCGAGCTGCGCGAGGTGCAGCTGGCCCACCGCGCCGAGCTGCTGGAGTCCGAGGCGCGGCTGGCGGAAATCGTGGGTTCGGCGATGGAGGCCATCGTCACCTTCGGCGACGACCGCCGCATCTCCCTCTTCAACGCCGCGGCGGAGCGCACCTTCGGGCGGCGGGCGTCCACCGCGCAGGGGATGCCGGTGGATGAACTGCTGGCGCCCGAGTTCCGCGGCGCGCCGCTGGATGAGCTGTGCAACGCGGCCGCCACGCGCGCGGGCTCCGTGCGCGACGGCACGCCTCCGGGCGCGGACGACGGCCCGCGCGAGCACGCTCTGGTGGGCGTTCGCGCGGACGGGCGCACCTTTCCGCTGGAGGCGTCGCTCAGCTGCCTGCAGCTGGAGAACGAGCGCGTCTTCACCGTCATCGCGCGCGACGTGTCGGAGCGCAAGGCGGCGGAAGAAGAGCTGCGCCGGCAGGCGGAAACGCTGGCCCGCTCCTCGGCGGAGCTGAAGTCGCTGAACGACCAGCTGCAGGCCCGCCAGCGCGAGCTGGAAAGCGCCATGGCGTCGCGCAGCCGCTTCTACGCCAGCATGAGCCACGAACTGCGCACGCCCATCAACGCCATTCTGGGCTACAGTTCGCTGCTGCTGGACAGCATCTACGGCGAGCTGCGGCCGGAGCAGGCGCGCGGCATCGAGCGGGCGAACGCGGCGGCCAAGCACCTGCTGGAACTGGTGAACGACATTCTGGACCTGTCCAAGATCGAAGCCGGCAAGGTGGATCTGGAGGTGCAGCCGGCGACCTTTCCGGCGCTGGCGCAGGACCTGTTCGTCACCGTGCGTCCCCTGGCCGACGAGCACGGCTCGGCGCTCACGCTGGAGTGCGAGGGCGACGCCACGGTCACGACGGACCCGCGGCGGGTGCGGCAGATTCTGCTGAACCTGCTGAGCAACGCCATCAAGTTCGGCGAGGGCAAGCCCATCACCGTGCGCTGCCGGCGTTCGGAAGATGGCGGGCTGCACGTGGAGGTCTCGGACCAGGGGCGCGGGATCGATCCGCAGGACCTCGACCGCATCTTTGACGAGTTCGTGCAGCTGTCCAACCCGGACCAGCAGCTGGGCACGGGCTTGGGACTGCCGATCTCGCGCCGCCTTGCCGTCCTGCTGGGCGGCACGCTGACGGTGACGTCCAAGGTGGGCGAGGGAAGCACCTTCTGCCTCACGCTTCCCGCCAAGCTGGACATGCGTCTCGTGTCCGGAGAGGGGATTCCGCTTCCCGTGGCCACGGACGATCCGCCGCAGCCCGCGCAGGGCCCGGCCGCCGAGCCCGCCGAAGAGGATGCGGCGCACGTGGGGGACTGATTGAACTGATCTCACGCGGAGGCCGCGGGGGTTCGCGGAGGTCGCGGGGACGGCAACAGAAAAGCCTCACGCAGAGCCGCAGAGACGCAGAGAAAGCATAACGGAGGGGTGTGGAGATGATCGATCTCCACGCCCCTCTTTGTTTTCTATCCATCTCTGTTGCCCCTGCAGTTCCTCCCCGCGACCTCCGCGACCCCCGCGGCCTCCGCGTGAGGGCAGTTGAGGCAGCCTGGAAAACGAAAAAAGCCCCGCGATGCACGCGGGGCCTTTCGGTCAGGAGCGGGAACGGCTCAGCGGTGGCGGCGCTTGCCGAGCACCATCTCTACGTACCCGTTGTTGGGATCGTCCCCGTTCGCCAGCAGCTGGTCAACCCGGTCCGGGCCGCGGTTGTAGGCCAGCAGCGCGAGCTTGAGGTTGCCGTCGTACTTCTCGATCAGCGTCTTGAGGTAGCGAAAGCCGATGCGCAGGTTGGTGTCGCGGTCGAACAGGTCTTCGCGCGCCAGGCCGGCCTTGAAGTACTTGGCGGTGGACGGCATCAGCTGCGTCAGGCCCACGGCGCCGACGGGGCTCACCGCGCGGCGGTTGAACTCGCTCTCCGCGCGCACCAGCCCGAACGCCACCTGGGGCTCAATCCCCTCCGCCAGCGCAATGTCTTCGATGCGCTCCGCGAGGTCCGCGGGAATGCCGTAGGTGGACGACGCCTCGTGAATGCGCTTCAGGCGGTCGATCTCCACCTTCTGCAGCTCGATCACACCCTCCGGCGAGGTGGTGCCCACCAGCCCGCTGAGTTCGGCGACGGCGCTGTTGGCCGTCTGCGCGCCGATGGCGAACGCGAACAGGCAGAGCGCGCCGGCCATCAGGGTGTTCTTGAGCGTGGGTGACAGGTCCAGGCGCGGTGTCTTACGGGCCTGGACGTCGGCCTGCAGTTTCAGAATAACGGATTGCATCGGGCGGGTCTCCATTGCACAAGTCGGAACCCTGTAAGGCAACCTGTGTGCCGGATTAGCCCCGCGCGGGCGCTTCCCACGTCCCCGTGCGCCCGCCCTCTTTTCGCAGCAACCGGATGCCGCCAATGACCATTTCCCGGTCGCGCGCCTTGCACATGTCATAAACCGTGAGCAGGGCGCAGGATACCGCCGTGAGGGCCTCCATCTCCACCCCGGTCTTGCCGTCCACCCTCGCGGTTGCCGTCACCCTGAGCCCGCTTCCATCCGCCTCCGGAGCGATCTCCACATCCACCGAGGTGAGGGGGAGGGGATGGCAGAGCGGGATGAGGTCCGACGTGCGTTTTGCTCCCATGATGCCAGCCAATTGCGCCACCGTGAGCACGTTTCCCTTCGCGGTGCGCCCCTCCACGATCGCGGAAAGCGTCTCAGGCGAGGTACGTATGTGCCCTTCCGCCACGGCGATACGGCGGGTGACGGCTTTTTCGGCGACGTCCACCATGCGAGGGCGGCCCTGCTCGTCCAGGTGCGTGAAGCCGGAGTTTGTTGACATCGTCTGTGGCGGGAGTGGTGTCCCCACGCTGGGGCGCGCGAGTCCGGGTACGCGATCGGAAGGGTTTCGGCTTGTTTTCGGCTTTGCTGCTGCGTTATCCCGCGCGGAGCAGACGGAGAGCGGCCCGGGACTGATTTTGTCACAAGTGCCCAAATCGATGCGGTGCAATGACTTGGACCTGCTGCGGCAATGTCGCCGCATGCGCCGTGTCGTTCGGACGCGACGCGGACGGCGCGCGTGCGGCGCGTCCATGCGCAAGGGTGCCCGGCACGAGATCAACGAAACTGACGGATCGCGGGAGCGGTCGGGTGCGTGCTCTCGATGTTGTTCCGGCCGTCGGCGGGGGGCCCTCACCCCGCGTGCTGCGCACGACGATCCTCTCCCACGAACAGATGTGGGAGAGGGAGCACACACCAGTCTGGTGCACTCCGGACAATCTGGTGCGGAGGCTCGCGGCGGAGACTTCCGCGCCGGACCGCGCAGAGGCAGAGGCGAGGGTGTCGCCCGGCGGTTGAAACCGCGCTCGAAAAACACGAAGTCCGCCTGCGCGGACTGGAACGCGAGCCTCTGTTCGCGTGCCCAATGCAGTTGAAACCCCGAACGGCGCCTGTGGGCGTCGTGTCGGGGCTTACCGCTGTTTGAGCGGCGGATTCATTCGCTCCAGATACTTACCGCCGCGCTCACTCCGCCGCTCGCGCCGAACTCTCCGCCCGCCTCAACCCTCCCCCAGTCTTTTTTGGGGGAGGGTGGGCCGGTGGTGCCGGCCCGGGTGGGGGCCGCTCTGAAGCCGCCGGTCAGGCCGGGGTGAACTCGCGGCGCAGGTTGCGCAGCAGGCCGGCCAGGATCAGCTGCGGGTTCACGTTGCCGCTCGCAAGGTCCTGCGCCTCCTGCACGTGCAGGATGGCCGCGGCCACTCCGCGCGCATCCACGCCGCGGCGCTCCGCCCACGCCCGCAGCTGGGCGTGCTCCCCCGCCAGCGCGTAGGCCACGGAGTCCGGCGCGCCCGCGCTCACCGCCATCAGGTCGCGCAGCCAGAGCGCCAGCGCTTCCAAAATGCCGGTGAAGTCGCCGCGCGCCCCCGCGGGTGCCACGCCGTTCGCGGCGGCGTACCGCGTCGCTTCGCTGTCCGCCAGCGCGGCGGCCAGCAGGGCGCGTCCGGCCTCGCGCTGCTTCTGGTAGCTCCCCGATCCGCCACCGCTGGGCAGCATCCGCAGCGCACGCCCGATCGCGCCCTCCGATCCGCCCGCCAGCGACGCCGCCTCGTCCGCTGGCATCTTCGCCTCGCGCACCAGGTACGCGGCCACGTCATCCACCGAAAGCCGGTTCATGCGGATGGGCAGCACGCGCGAGCGGATCGTGGGCAGCAGCGCGCCGGCGTTGGACGAGGTCAGGACCAGCGTGGTATCCGCCGGAGGCTCTTCCAGCAGCTTCAGAAAGGCGTTCGCGGCTTCGGGGCTGGACTCCTGCGGCACCATCAGGTCCGCGTCGCCCACCACGAACACCTTGCGGCGCCCCACCGACGGCTTGAGCCCCGCCAGCCGCTGCAGGTTCTGAATGGTGCCCATGAAGTACGCGGGCGCCTTTTCATACCGGGGAACGTGCAGCGGATCGCCGCGGCGGGCGACCAGTTCCACGCCGCGCGCCTCCTCCAGCTTGTCGCGCAGCTTCTCGGGCGTGGCGGCGTCGGGGCGGGGGAGGGGAAAGAACCAGTGGACGTCCGGGTGCTCCAGCCGGTCCACCATCCGGCACGAGTTGCAGACGCCGCACGGGCCGTCGGCGCCCGGCTGCTCGCAGACGACGCGCTGGGCGATCCACATCCCCACGCGCTCCTTGCCGATCCCGGCGGGGCCGTGAAGGAGGAGCGACTGCGCGAGGTTGTTCTGCCGCGCGGCCGAGGCGAGCATGGCGCGCGCCTCGGCGTGGCCGTAGACGGGAGGGATGGGCATGGTGCGGAACGATCAGCCGCGGCGGCGCAGCCAGGTGAGCGGGTCCACCGCGCCGCCGCCGGGCGCGCGGATCTGGAACTCCACGTGCGCGCCCTCCGGCGTGCCTTCGCCACCCACGGCGCCCACCACGGCGCCCTTGGCGATCTGCTGCCCCTGCCGCACCTGGATGTCCTTGAGGTACAGGTACAGCGAGTAGTAGCCGCCGCCGTGGCTCACGACGACGGTCGGCCCGTACCCCTCGAACGGCGCGGCCATCTCCACCGTGCCGCCCTCCACGGCGCGCACCGGCGACCCCGCCGCGGCGCCGATGCCGATGCCGTTGTAGCGGATGGTGGTGCCGTTGGCCTGCGTGGCACGCCCGTAGTTGTAGACCACGCGCCCGCCCACCGGCCAGTCCAGCGCGCCCAGGTCCGCCGTCGTCATGGTGGACGCGGCCGCGCGCTCCACGGGGCGCGGCGCGGAGGGGGCGCCCGCGGCGGAGGGCGTCCGGGGCGCGGCGGCCGCGGCGCGGCGCTCGGCTTCGCGCCGGCGGTCGGCATCGCGGCGGCGGCGCTCCAGGTCCGCCATCAGCCCCGTCAGCCGGCGCTCATCGCGCGCGAGGGCGGTGAGGCGCGCGTTGGCCGAGCGCGCGGATGACTGCAGGCTGCTGAGCGTCTGCCCGCGGGTCTGCCGCATGTCGCTGAGCATGGCGCTTTCCTGCGCGCGCTCGTTCTGCAGGTACTGCACGTCCGCCAGGCTGCGCCGCAGCTCGCGCTCGCGCACCTGAAGCTCGCGGGCGAGCTCCGCCACCTCCGTCACCAGCTGCCGGTCGCGCCGGGCCACCAGGTGCAGGTACTTGTAGCGGTTGATCAGCTCGCCGAACGAGTGCGCGCTCAGCAGCACCTGCGCCGAGCTCATCGGTCCGCGCTTGTAGATGTCGCGCAGCCGCTGGTTCAGCAGCGTCTTCTTGTCCTGCAGTTCCGCCTCCGTCCAGATCATCTCCGCCGTGGTGGAGTCGATCTGCCGGGTGGTGACGGAAAGCTGGGTGTTCAGTTCGCTCAGAAGCTGCGACGACACCTGCTGCTGGCGCTGGATGTTGCGGATTTCGGCGGATACGTCGCCGACGCGGCTGCGGATGCCCTCCAGCTCGCCGCGCAGCCGCTGGCGCTCCTGCCGGATCTGCTGCAGCCGGCGCTGGCTCTCGCTCAGCTCGCGCGAAGGGTCCTGCTGCGCGCGCGCCACCCACGGCCCGGCGGCGGCGCCGGCCAGGAGGATCGCGCCGAGCGCGAGGCGGATGCGGTGGCGGTGGGTCGTCATCAGACTTGGGACAGGTGGCGGCGGACGGCGAACAGGCTGGAGAGCAGGCCGAAGAGGGTGCCGCCGAGGATGGTCATCACGATCCACTCGCCCGGAATCCACGCCACGCGAAAGGTGGTGTCGCTCAGCAGGCGGTAGGTGCCGTACGTGAGCCCCGCCGCCAGAAGGCCACCCATCAGCCCCGACGCGATCCCCTCCAGCAGAAACGGGCTCTGGACAAAGCCGTCCGTCGCCCCGACGAGGCGCATGATGCTGATCTCCTCGCGCCGCGCGAAGACGGTGATGCGCACCGCCGTGGCGATCACGATGGCGGCGACGATGGCGAACGCTCCGCCGATCACCATCGCCACGCCGGCCGCGATGCGCCGGATGGTGAAGATGGCCGCCAGCCAGTCGCGCCCGAAGCGCACGTCTTCGATGAACGGATACGCCTGCACCCGCTTGGCCACGCGCTCCACCTGCGCCGGGCCGCGGTTGCCGGGCTTCATCCGCACGTCCAGCGAGGCGGGAAGGGGGTTCTGCTCCAGATCGTTGTAGACGTCGCGGAACTCCTCCATTTCCGCCATGGCCGTGGCCAGCGCCTCGGTCTTGGTGACGTACTGAACCGTCTGCACCTCGGGGATGGCCGCCAGTTCGCGCTGCGCCTGCTTGAGCTGCGCGTCCGTCGTGGCGTCGCTCAGATAGGCGATGACCTCCACCTTTTCCTCCACCTGCTCGATGGCGCGGCGGATGTTGAACGCCGTCAGCCCGAACAGGCCGATGACGAACAGGGCAAAGGCGATGGCGAAGACGGAAAGGAGCGTGAGCAGCGGCGTGCGCCGGATGGCGGAAAACGCTTCGCGAAGGGCGTACGGCATCAGGCGCTCCCGGCCTCGACCGCCGCGGCGGCCGAATCGTAGACCACGGAGCCCTGCGACAGCTCCACCACGCGGTATTCCGGATGCGCGCGCACCAGGTCCAGGTCGTGGGTGGCCATGAGGATGGTCATCCCCATGGCGTTGATTTCCCGGAACAGTTCGAACACGCCCTTGGCCGCCCACTCGTCCAGGTTGCCGGTCGGTTCGTCGGCGAGGAGGACGAGCGGCTCGTTGGCCAGAGCGCGCGCGACGGCCACGCGCTGGCGCTCGCCGCCGGACAGCTCGTCCGGGTACGCGCGCGCCTTGTGCGCCAGCCCCACCTGCGTGAGCAGCTTGTTGACGCGCGGGCCGATCAGCGGGCGCTTGGTGCCGGTGACTTCCAGCGCAAAGGCGACGTTTTCCTCCGCGGTGCGGTCGCGCAGCAGGCGAAAGTCCTGAAACACCACGCCGATCTTGCGGCGCAGCTGCGGAATTTCGCGGCGGCGGATGAGCTTGGAGGAAAAGCCGGAGACGCGGACCTCGCCGCCCGAAGGAAGCTCGGCCATCTGAAGGAGGCGCATGACGGTGCTCTTGCCGGCGCCGGAATGGCCCGTCAGGAACACGAGTTCACCCTTGCCCACGTTCAGGGTGACGTCGCGGAGTGCCGTGCCGGAGCGCGGGTACTCCTTGTATACGGATGTTAGCCTGATCACGCGAGAAACTTCCGCGGGAGAGGAGAGCGAATGGTGCAAGCCCGGAGAGTGGAACAATTTAGTCCCCGGGCCGCCCGCTGTCAAAGCGTGCGGCTCAAACGGATCGCGAGGCGCACGGCCTCCTTCATGGACGATGGATCGGCGCGGCCGGTGCCGGCGATGTCCAGCGCGGTGCCGTGGTCCGGCGAGGTGCGGGGGAAGGGAAGCCCCAGCGTAACGTTCACTCCCGCGCCGAACGCGGCCGTCTTGAACGCCGCCATGCCGACATCGTGATACGGCGCGATCACGGCGTCGAACTCGCCGCGCACGGCGCGCGTGAACACCGTGTCCGCCGGAATGGGGCCGAACGCGTCGACGCCCGCCTCGCGCAGCCGCTGCAGCGCGGGCTGGACGATGCGCGCTTCCTCATCGCCGAACAGCCCGCCGTCCGATGCGTGCGGATTGACGGCGCACAGGGCCACGCGCGGTCGCTCGATCCCCCACTGCCGGGTGAGCGCTTCCGCC is a window encoding:
- the ftsE gene encoding cell division ATP-binding protein FtsE, whose amino-acid sequence is MIRLTSVYKEYPRSGTALRDVTLNVGKGELVFLTGHSGAGKSTVMRLLQMAELPSGGEVRVSGFSSKLIRRREIPQLRRKIGVVFQDFRLLRDRTAEENVAFALEVTGTKRPLIGPRVNKLLTQVGLAHKARAYPDELSGGERQRVAVARALANEPLVLLADEPTGNLDEWAAKGVFELFREINAMGMTILMATHDLDLVRAHPEYRVVELSQGSVVYDSAAAAVEAGSA
- a CDS encoding cell division protein FtsX, with the translated sequence MPYALREAFSAIRRTPLLTLLSVFAIAFALFVIGLFGLTAFNIRRAIEQVEEKVEVIAYLSDATTDAQLKQAQRELAAIPEVQTVQYVTKTEALATAMAEMEEFRDVYNDLEQNPLPASLDVRMKPGNRGPAQVERVAKRVQAYPFIEDVRFGRDWLAAIFTIRRIAAGVAMVIGGAFAIVAAIVIATAVRITVFARREEISIMRLVGATDGFVQSPFLLEGIASGLMGGLLAAGLTYGTYRLLSDTTFRVAWIPGEWIVMTILGGTLFGLLSSLFAVRRHLSQV